In Phacochoerus africanus isolate WHEZ1 chromosome 2, ROS_Pafr_v1, whole genome shotgun sequence, one DNA window encodes the following:
- the FBXO34 gene encoding F-box only protein 34 isoform X1 produces MGFGASVGLCRSALGARSDSEVGSEPGLQPLLPYRGVQPRGRLRLGQERRASVMHLKPYWKLQKKMRPLETSKETLRTPMSHQEAINDEKCKASCMKPSVFPSASLGKTSSRKPFGILSPNVLCSMSGKSSVESSLNVNVKKNTPSATIHQGEEGEGPLDIWAVVKPGNTKEKIAFFAAHQCSNRIGSMKIKSSWDIDGRATKRRKKSGDLKKAKIQLERMREVNSRCYQPEPFACGIEHCSVHCVSDSGDGVYTGRPLSVIQMVAFLEQRASALLASCAKNCNNSPVVVRLSGQSRGVPPASEPFSAPRACEEATTERRNPEVGEPQCEPVRVLDMVAKLESECLKRQSQREPGSLSRNNSFHRNVGRVLLVNGTQAEESKTNKGALEVPDTQVNPAVSVSVACDPLRADRCSPKVDQAWAGTPLPVGVSFHMDSAELEPDQQTAMKSRNKYDVEMTEELVESPFSPRTCPQAIELPTDAVDCMSEELVPLASQNPDQRRKESLCISITVSEVKKDQPSGLQSHEDPLPGMLFFLPSGQHQLGCSQLNESTTEESSKASQLEGDAEDDSASEEKTISADAFDLLASPMESTLPVLEASTWKKQVSHDFLETRFKIQQLLEPQQYMAFLPHHIMVKIFRLLPTKSLVALKCTCCYFKFIIEYYNIRPADSRWVRDPRYREDPCKQCKKKYVKGDVSLCRWHPKPYCQALPYGPGYWMCCHRSQKGFPGCKLGLHDNHWVPACHSFNRAIHKKAKGTETEEEY; encoded by the coding sequence GGCCTCTGTTATGCACCTAAAGCCATATTGGAAACTCCAGAAGAAAATGCGACCTCTGGAAACCAGCAAGGAAACTCTGAGAACTCCTATGAGCCACCAAGAGGctataaatgatgaaaaatgcAAAGCTAGCTGTATGAAACCAAGTGTCTTTCCTTCAGCCTCTCTTGGTAAAACATCATCTCGAAAGCCTTTTGGAATCCTTTCTCCAAATGTTCTGTGCAGTATGAGTGGGAAGAGTTCTGTAGAGAGCAGCTTGAATGTTAATGTCAAGAAGAACACGCCATCTGCAACCATCCACCAGGGTGAAGAGGGAGAAGGGCCGCTTGATATCTGGGCTGTTGTGAAACCAGGAAATACCAAGGAGAAGATTGCATTCTTTGCAGCTCACCAGTGTAGCAATAGAATAGGatctatgaaaataaaaagctcCTGGGATATCGATGGAAGAGCtactaaaagaaggaaaaaatcagGGGATCTTAAAAAAGCCAAGATACAGTTAGAAAGGATGAGGGAAGTCAACAGCAGGTGCTACCAGCCTGAGCCTTTTGCATGTGGCATCGAGCACTGTTCTGTGCATTGTGTGAGTGACAGTGGGGACGGTGTCTATACGGGAAGGCCTCTGTCGGTCATACAGATGGTTGCTTTCCTCGAGCAAAGAGCCAGTGCTCTGCTAGCCAGTTGTGCGAAAAACTGCAATAACTCACCCGTTGTGGTGAGGCTTTCTGGGCAATCCAGAGGTGTGCCCCCAGCCTCCGAGCCCTTCTCTGCCCCACGAGCGTGTGAAGAAGCCACCACGGAAAGGAGAAATCCTGAGGTTGGGGAACCACAGTGCGAGCCAGTCCGTGTCCTCGATATGGTAGCCAAGCTGGAGTCTGAATGCCTGAAACGGCAGAGCCAGCGTGAGCCTGGGAGCCTATCTAGGAATAATAGCTTCCATCGTAATGTGGGCCGCGTGTTGCTTGTGAATGGCACTCAGGCtgaggaaagcaaaacaaacaaaggtGCCTTGGAGGTACCTGACACTCAGGTGAATCCTGCAGTGTCTGTATCTGTGGCCTGTGACCCCTTAAGAGCTGACCGTTGTTCTCCTAAGGTGGACCAGGCCTGGGCTGGCACTCCATTGCCAGTGGGTGTGAGTTTCCATATGGACAGTGCAGAATTAGAGCCAGATCAGCAGACTGCCATGAAAAGCCGCAATAAGTATGATGTGGAAATGACAGAGGAACTTGTGGAGTCACCTTTTTCTCCTCGCACCTGTCCCCAAGCCATTGAATTGCCTACAGATGCTGTTGATTGTATGAGTGAAGAGCTTGTGCCGCTTGCTAGCCAAAATCCTGATCAGAGGAGAAAAGAATCTTTATGCATTAGTATCACTGTGTCCGAGGTCAAGAAGGACCAGCCTTCTGGTCTACAGTCCCATGAAGATCCACTTCCAGGGATGTTATTCTTCTTGCCATCTGGTCAGCACCAGTTGGGCTGTTCCCAGTTAAATGAAAGCACAACAGAAGAGTCTTCCAAGGCCAGTCAACTTGAAGGTGATGCTGAGGATGATAGTGCATCTGAGGAAAAAACCATCTCAGCTGATGCCTTTGACCTGCTGGCCTCTCCTATGGAAAGTACTTTACCAGTGCTGGAGGCATCCACTTGGAAGAAGCAGGTGTCACATGACTTTCTGGAGACAAGGTTTAAAATCCAGCAGCTGCTGGAACCTCAGCAGTACATGGCTTTTCTGCCCCACCACATTATGGTGAAAATCTTCAGGTTACTGCCCACAAAAAGTTTGGTGGCTCTTAAATGTACCTGCTGCTATTTCAAGTTTATCATCGAATATTACAATATCCGGCCAGCAGATTCTCGCTGGGTCCGGGATCCACGCTATAGAGAGGATCCTTGCAAGCAGTGCAAGAAAAAGTATGTGAAAGGCGATGTGTCCCTGTGCCGGTGGCACCCCAAGCCCTATTGCCAGGCATTGCCCTATGGGCCAGGATACTGGATGTGCTGCCACCGGTCTCAGAAGGGCTTCCCTGGCTGTAAGCTGGGGCTTCATGACAATCACTGGGTCCCTGCCTGCCACAGCTTTAATCGTGCAATCCATAAGAAAGCGAAAGGGACTGAAACCGAAGAGGAATACTAA
- the FBXO34 gene encoding F-box only protein 34 isoform X2: MHLKPYWKLQKKMRPLETSKETLRTPMSHQEAINDEKCKASCMKPSVFPSASLGKTSSRKPFGILSPNVLCSMSGKSSVESSLNVNVKKNTPSATIHQGEEGEGPLDIWAVVKPGNTKEKIAFFAAHQCSNRIGSMKIKSSWDIDGRATKRRKKSGDLKKAKIQLERMREVNSRCYQPEPFACGIEHCSVHCVSDSGDGVYTGRPLSVIQMVAFLEQRASALLASCAKNCNNSPVVVRLSGQSRGVPPASEPFSAPRACEEATTERRNPEVGEPQCEPVRVLDMVAKLESECLKRQSQREPGSLSRNNSFHRNVGRVLLVNGTQAEESKTNKGALEVPDTQVNPAVSVSVACDPLRADRCSPKVDQAWAGTPLPVGVSFHMDSAELEPDQQTAMKSRNKYDVEMTEELVESPFSPRTCPQAIELPTDAVDCMSEELVPLASQNPDQRRKESLCISITVSEVKKDQPSGLQSHEDPLPGMLFFLPSGQHQLGCSQLNESTTEESSKASQLEGDAEDDSASEEKTISADAFDLLASPMESTLPVLEASTWKKQVSHDFLETRFKIQQLLEPQQYMAFLPHHIMVKIFRLLPTKSLVALKCTCCYFKFIIEYYNIRPADSRWVRDPRYREDPCKQCKKKYVKGDVSLCRWHPKPYCQALPYGPGYWMCCHRSQKGFPGCKLGLHDNHWVPACHSFNRAIHKKAKGTETEEEY; this comes from the coding sequence ATGCACCTAAAGCCATATTGGAAACTCCAGAAGAAAATGCGACCTCTGGAAACCAGCAAGGAAACTCTGAGAACTCCTATGAGCCACCAAGAGGctataaatgatgaaaaatgcAAAGCTAGCTGTATGAAACCAAGTGTCTTTCCTTCAGCCTCTCTTGGTAAAACATCATCTCGAAAGCCTTTTGGAATCCTTTCTCCAAATGTTCTGTGCAGTATGAGTGGGAAGAGTTCTGTAGAGAGCAGCTTGAATGTTAATGTCAAGAAGAACACGCCATCTGCAACCATCCACCAGGGTGAAGAGGGAGAAGGGCCGCTTGATATCTGGGCTGTTGTGAAACCAGGAAATACCAAGGAGAAGATTGCATTCTTTGCAGCTCACCAGTGTAGCAATAGAATAGGatctatgaaaataaaaagctcCTGGGATATCGATGGAAGAGCtactaaaagaaggaaaaaatcagGGGATCTTAAAAAAGCCAAGATACAGTTAGAAAGGATGAGGGAAGTCAACAGCAGGTGCTACCAGCCTGAGCCTTTTGCATGTGGCATCGAGCACTGTTCTGTGCATTGTGTGAGTGACAGTGGGGACGGTGTCTATACGGGAAGGCCTCTGTCGGTCATACAGATGGTTGCTTTCCTCGAGCAAAGAGCCAGTGCTCTGCTAGCCAGTTGTGCGAAAAACTGCAATAACTCACCCGTTGTGGTGAGGCTTTCTGGGCAATCCAGAGGTGTGCCCCCAGCCTCCGAGCCCTTCTCTGCCCCACGAGCGTGTGAAGAAGCCACCACGGAAAGGAGAAATCCTGAGGTTGGGGAACCACAGTGCGAGCCAGTCCGTGTCCTCGATATGGTAGCCAAGCTGGAGTCTGAATGCCTGAAACGGCAGAGCCAGCGTGAGCCTGGGAGCCTATCTAGGAATAATAGCTTCCATCGTAATGTGGGCCGCGTGTTGCTTGTGAATGGCACTCAGGCtgaggaaagcaaaacaaacaaaggtGCCTTGGAGGTACCTGACACTCAGGTGAATCCTGCAGTGTCTGTATCTGTGGCCTGTGACCCCTTAAGAGCTGACCGTTGTTCTCCTAAGGTGGACCAGGCCTGGGCTGGCACTCCATTGCCAGTGGGTGTGAGTTTCCATATGGACAGTGCAGAATTAGAGCCAGATCAGCAGACTGCCATGAAAAGCCGCAATAAGTATGATGTGGAAATGACAGAGGAACTTGTGGAGTCACCTTTTTCTCCTCGCACCTGTCCCCAAGCCATTGAATTGCCTACAGATGCTGTTGATTGTATGAGTGAAGAGCTTGTGCCGCTTGCTAGCCAAAATCCTGATCAGAGGAGAAAAGAATCTTTATGCATTAGTATCACTGTGTCCGAGGTCAAGAAGGACCAGCCTTCTGGTCTACAGTCCCATGAAGATCCACTTCCAGGGATGTTATTCTTCTTGCCATCTGGTCAGCACCAGTTGGGCTGTTCCCAGTTAAATGAAAGCACAACAGAAGAGTCTTCCAAGGCCAGTCAACTTGAAGGTGATGCTGAGGATGATAGTGCATCTGAGGAAAAAACCATCTCAGCTGATGCCTTTGACCTGCTGGCCTCTCCTATGGAAAGTACTTTACCAGTGCTGGAGGCATCCACTTGGAAGAAGCAGGTGTCACATGACTTTCTGGAGACAAGGTTTAAAATCCAGCAGCTGCTGGAACCTCAGCAGTACATGGCTTTTCTGCCCCACCACATTATGGTGAAAATCTTCAGGTTACTGCCCACAAAAAGTTTGGTGGCTCTTAAATGTACCTGCTGCTATTTCAAGTTTATCATCGAATATTACAATATCCGGCCAGCAGATTCTCGCTGGGTCCGGGATCCACGCTATAGAGAGGATCCTTGCAAGCAGTGCAAGAAAAAGTATGTGAAAGGCGATGTGTCCCTGTGCCGGTGGCACCCCAAGCCCTATTGCCAGGCATTGCCCTATGGGCCAGGATACTGGATGTGCTGCCACCGGTCTCAGAAGGGCTTCCCTGGCTGTAAGCTGGGGCTTCATGACAATCACTGGGTCCCTGCCTGCCACAGCTTTAATCGTGCAATCCATAAGAAAGCGAAAGGGACTGAAACCGAAGAGGAATACTAA